From the Clostridium putrefaciens genome, one window contains:
- a CDS encoding PqqD family peptide modification chaperone, with translation MSNTQDEKYNFVLYVPEIKHDRWEEKDGKVTLYYEVTDPVKRFAAWLVKKPKVCDIEFDELCSSAWLLMDGERSIYDIAKIVSSKAGDDIDESLRRLIIYLKYLAKRGWITFKKPKVSSDLESDIIIKE, from the coding sequence ATGAGTAATACCCAAGATGAAAAATACAACTTTGTACTATATGTGCCAGAAATAAAGCATGACAGATGGGAAGAGAAGGACGGAAAGGTTACTCTATACTATGAAGTAACAGATCCTGTTAAAAGGTTTGCAGCATGGCTTGTAAAAAAGCCAAAAGTCTGTGATATTGAATTTGATGAACTTTGTTCTTCCGCATGGTTACTGATGGATGGCGAAAGAAGCATATATGATATTGCAAAGATAGTTTCATCAAAGGCTGGAGACGATATAGATGAATCTTTACGTAGATTAATTATTTACCTAAAGTATTTAGCTAAAAGAGGCTGGATTACTTTTAAAAAGCCAAAAGTTTCTTCGGATCTAGAATCAGACATAATAATTAAAGAATAG
- a CDS encoding GntR family transcriptional regulator: protein MNSIDKSSRVPLYSQLMDIIIEKITNSLSENDQLASEREICDTYDLSRSTVRQAMVELQKEGYIYKVHGKGTFVAPKRLNQDLMQFYSFTEEMKKIGKEPKSVVIDCEVIEANEFLSEKMKIEEGKGLYKITRLRKADDTPMLYEVTYLPLKRFPGLNKQDLESRAMYDIFKNKFAVDIFMAEEYFQPVLTNKLESKYLEIPEGAPSLKIERLSFELDKIIEYTISVARGDKFKYKVRLLNK from the coding sequence TTGAATAGTATTGATAAGTCAAGTAGGGTTCCACTGTATTCGCAACTTATGGATATAATTATAGAAAAGATAACTAATAGTTTGAGTGAAAATGATCAGCTAGCATCAGAAAGAGAGATTTGTGACACTTATGACCTTAGTAGATCTACTGTAAGGCAAGCCATGGTTGAATTGCAAAAAGAAGGATATATATATAAGGTTCATGGTAAGGGGACATTTGTTGCGCCTAAAAGGTTGAATCAAGATTTAATGCAGTTTTATTCATTTACAGAAGAAATGAAGAAAATAGGGAAAGAACCTAAATCTGTAGTTATAGATTGTGAAGTAATAGAAGCTAATGAATTCTTGTCTGAAAAAATGAAGATTGAAGAAGGAAAAGGCTTATATAAAATAACTAGGTTGAGGAAAGCAGATGATACACCAATGCTTTATGAAGTTACTTATCTTCCTTTAAAAAGGTTTCCAGGACTTAATAAGCAAGATCTAGAAAGTAGAGCTATGTACGATATATTTAAAAATAAATTTGCTGTAGATATATTTATGGCAGAGGAATATTTCCAGCCAGTATTAACTAATAAACTAGAGAGTAAGTACTTAGAAATACCAGAAGGAGCACCAAGTTTAAAGATAGAGAGATTATCATTTGAATTAGATAAGATAATTGAATATACAATAAGCGTTGCTAGGGGAGACAAATTTAAGTATAAAGTTAGACTTCTTAATAAATAA